The sequence below is a genomic window from Capsicum annuum cultivar UCD-10X-F1 unplaced genomic scaffold, UCD10Xv1.1 ctg999, whole genome shotgun sequence.
agatcgaGTTGCCCTCTATCCCTtctatccttatttgtcttttgatttcaagacaaatgtatgagattgtTTAAGGCATTTTAGATTCTGAGGTTATAAATTtctcttgtcaagtttagaagctcttgtattaatactatcaggtcgtggaatttgtgtttgaatatcgattgtccttagttgtgaaatATTATTGTTATATGTTGTGTTCACATATAGGGTCTAAGTTGGACgttcttaccaaggtaacccattgtaATAGCTCCGGGTTACGGTATCGGCTTACCTACCggtgggatgtggtaggtgccaCCATGACTCAGAAATCGGGTCGTGATAGTTTGTTAGAGGAAGTATGTTTGATAAGATTCCAAAAGCCAATGCAATCTTACTGAAGGTAGAATTGTAGATGCTCTCGAAAAAAAAGACTTGATACCTGGCTTTGTTTATACCAAATCATACTCCCTTTGTTTCTTTTTGTAGTTCTCATGTTCTATTTTCGGAGagttaatttgactaatttttacagctaaattaaattaaattaaattaatttaatattttaaaattaaaacttatatattcaaaaactataagaaagGTACCATAAgttgcattttttttaatatgatgaaaaaatagaTCTTAAATTGATCGTCAAAATTTACATCATTtaactctaaaaaaaaaagaaacaatgcAAAATAGAAGGATCAGAGGGCGTATATATTAATCAATGACAAATGTCTTTTATAAATAcaattaattttgtcatttaccTATAATTAATGTAACTCCAATTTTAAAtccaaaaaattttgattttcatggtcaaacttactaattattttagctTTGGTTTGAGGATATTTTCATTGCAGCTATCTTTTGCTAATCATACTATAAGAACAGATTTTGTAACATCTAAAATCTGAGATTGATGCTCACACGATAACTATAGttgaattgtaaaaaaaaaaaagtattattagTCATGCTAGACACACTTGGATTGCAGTTGAACAGAAATGTAGCTAATGCAAATACATAGTAACAGAAATGGtataacaaaaaagataaaaaaaaaatatatatatactacaattaCCATTATGGAAGAATAAGCATAAGTGAGAATACTCTCAGCTACCTAAGAACCCTACCGCTGCAGTGCTGTTGGACACACTTGGATAGCAACTGAATGGAAATGCAGGACTGTTCATTATTTAGATGTTGCCCATAACCTGCTCAATAAAACGTCCACAGAAGTGTAGGATGAGCCACCTTCCTCTAGAGCCAATCTGCTCTTCTCCTTCATGTCTTTCACCTTCGTCCTTATTTCATTTTCAGGATCCATCAACTGCCTTATTGCTTTCTCTATGTCCTCCGCTTTTATAACGTATGTGTTACTTCCCCTGATATTATAATCCATCTTAATATCCACTGCCATACCCAAATCCTTCACTAATTGAAACGCATTTGCTTGCAGCTCCGAATACATTGGCCAAGTTGCCATTGGCACTCCGAACCAGATACTCTCCAATACTGAATTCCAACCACAGTGCGACACAAATCCACCCACGGATGGATGAGACAAGATTACAGATTGGGGTGCCCATCCTATCACCTTTCCAATCCGTTTCGTCCTTTCCAGAAACCCCTCCGGCAAGGCATCTTCCGGGTTCTCATAGTCACTTGGATACCATGAATCTTTAGGTGGTGGCTTTCTTAGAGACCACAAGAACCTGACACCCGCTGCCCTCTAGAGCCTGCGCAATTTCCTTCACTTGCTCTTTATTGAAACTTCCCGAGCTTCCAAAGCAGAGGAACACTACAGAGGATGGAGTTTGTGTATCTAACCATTTGATAATTTCCCCTCGAGATGACTCTTCCTTATTGCCGACGCAACTATTGAGATTCAGCACTGGTCCTACTGGATTAACGGGTGGGATTTTCTCGTCCAGAGAGAGCGATTTCATGGCATGAGTTTCCAACTCCTGCAAGGTGTTCACCAAGATTCCTCTGGTTTCTCGATATCTTTTGGAAATATCAAGGAACATAGTGGAACCACCTTCCTTGTCCAAGAGTATGAACGGCAAACATTTCGCTGGAAATGGATTTAAATATGAAGGTACAGAGAGTTCTGATTCAGGGTCATCCTTGTAATTGGTAACATCCGTGTTAAAATCATCCCTTAGGCTCTGCATATGAAAGTGGAGGCCAAGCACAGCTGCACTAGTCGTGTAGAAAACATAAGTCGGGACACCAAATTCATTAGCCACATCTATCATTGTGGTACACATCATGTCTACCACAAATCCCGATAGTGTAGCTGTTTGCTGAATTTGAGCCACAACCTGTCTAACCTGAGGCTTATGGCTATCAATAAATCCAGAAAAGAATGTTTTGCTGTTGAGGAGTTGCAAAGTGGATTCATCTCGAGGGAGAAGTATAAATTTCAATTTTGATGAGGTGCAATTAGCATTTGAGGAAAGTGATTGGATGTAAGGATTGAGATTGGAGTCTAGGTTCATGTTCATGATAAGGACAGTAACGGAGAGCTGATCATCTCTCGTTATAAGGAGCTTTGCCATCTCTATTGCGGGTACCAGATGACCCATTCCAGGAGATGGTATGATGACCAACTCTGCCTTCTTGATTTCACTCATTTCTTGATCCTATTGCCTTAACCTATAGTTTGTGATGTAATAAGCTTTGAAGAGAAAGATGGGCTTTTCTACTAGGTGTGTGGGCATATGCTAGTTAATTAGGCATTATGTGAGGAAGATATGAGGTCATTTGGAGTCAATAGGTACAGATGTAGTCAACCAAGTAAAGAGTTCAAGAgtatgatggtcttggggatcaCGAACGGAAATGATGTCATGCCtttgatcatttaaaaaaaaaaagagatgtggATAAGCATCGTAAGTCAAAAACGGGTTAAGGCCACAAACATTCCTTTTTAGTAGGCGTTTCGAGATGcagttttattttgtgatttaaaattataagataaaatcagtatatatatatatggtttaaaattaattttatattatgagatgaaattataaattcttcaaaaaactTAATTTGAGATTTCGCAttatgatttgagatttttcaaatttataaatttatattttataaaaaaatacaactatTTATATCGAGTGATCATTTATTTCATATGTAGATTAAATTTATACTCCTCcctcgccccccccccccccttctccCTCCCCTCCAATTTTATGTATCgcaattttctttttaatttgttccaaaaaaatatcatattttcttatttgataaatatttaaagatacaGTTCTACCTTTATCTTTATTGATCCCACTTATAAACCGCACTTAACTAAAGATAATAGTagtatatttttctaataaagaaaaatttagtaaatatcaccaagtcttttcttatttcttaatttCGTGTCAGTCAAACTATGCCACATAAAGTGGGATGGAGAaagtattaattttatttttaaaatcatatgtctcataaaattattaataccaCCAACATAAACTTTATTATTACCTCAAATCAATCCCTACTTTACTAATGATTTTTGACCAAATTTCAAGTAACAATGTTGGTTCATCTTCTCAGTCATTTGATCGAGAAACACAAGCTCAACATGGAGAGATTGTTTGTAGAATTCTATAAAAAGGTTAGTAAACCAAAACTCAGGTtcagttttacttttttattaaattaaaatttgatcaataaatgtcctatttttttagaatagcattgtgatatatagtatattatatatttattataagcTTTTGTTTATTTGATAAGAATAACTTTGTGGTAGTGTATTAtgcatttattataaatttttacttaTTTGGTAAGATTGTATAAAGAATTGCgataattttgatagttttaacaacttttttttttttttttttatgtttatgagaaaacatataatataaaaagttcaaacgaaaaagggacaaatataccctcgaactatgataaatggtatgtatatTAATACAAGCCAAATGAGCGTCGACGCTTTTGATCACACAACTCGAGGCCGACACAAGGAGGTCCAAGCCAGATCAACCTAAGGATTCAAGAATGTGCTTGGAGGACCTTCTTTGAGCTCCTAATTAAACAATGTAGTATTTGGAAGATAGCTTGGAGCCGAGGAAAGACATGGCACAAGGAATAAAGAGAGCCCTTGcgggttatttttaaaatattcactTTAAACTACTTTTGTAATAGGCTATTTTGGCAAAGgcaaatactataaatatgtgCCTTAGATATTTCATTTCCTTAGTTTttggatgaattatgaataattaCTCCTTGTTAGTGAGTGGCAAGCTTGAATTAGCTTGTGTTGATCTTTCGTTTAGAAACACATCCAATTTTCTTGTGGTctacgtaagagttaggtgctcATAGATAATCAATAAGGGAGTTCTTTGGGTTTGATACATCCTTTGATTgcccttttgttatcttcttgtgtctatctttttatcttttcttcctaTCCTTTACTTTATTGTTCTTTTGATTTCGTATcatagtttaattttaattttcgtattttatttttctatcatttggtatcagagccgagaTTGATTTCATTTCTACGAAGTTAATCTTGGGTCTAATTGtcttagaaaattgaaaaatcacaaaaaattactATTCACGTTTTTTATCTTAggttaatttttgagttttagatttttgagTATTCTTGTGTTTCTGGTGTTAGATTTGAGTTctctaacactattagagtccaaAGATCAAATTCGAGCTAAATCAGAGCATTATTGAGTGCTCTATCCTTGTTGAAAGCTTGGGTTGAAGACTTTGAAGTTGGTTACAAGAGCTGAAGtttttggtgaagaatttgaGTAAAATAGTGTTTGGAATGAATTTAGAATAAAAAGTGCTTAGGTTCGAAATTTTAACTCATTTCGAGCtaagaagaaaaagttgaaaaagttggtgttcttgaagaaattgtTATTTTCAAGAAGAATTTTTCAGATAACATTGGTTGTTTGATCcattaagaagaaagaaaaggtgTGGAAAATTATTTGTACTAGGGCATCTCCGAAGATCTCAAGGATATTCCAAGAGAAG
It includes:
- the LOC124895842 gene encoding LOW QUALITY PROTEIN: UDP-glycosyltransferase 71E1-like (The sequence of the model RefSeq protein was modified relative to this genomic sequence to represent the inferred CDS: inserted 1 base in 1 codon; deleted 1 base in 1 codon), giving the protein MSEIKKAELVIIPSPGMGHLVPAIEMAKLLITRDDQLSVTVLIMNMNLDSNLNPYIQSLSSNANCTSSKLKFILLPRDESTLQLLNSKTFFSGFIDSHKPQVRQVVAQIQQTATLSGFVVDMMCTTMIDVANEFGVPTYVFYTTSAAVLGLHFHMQSLRDDFNTDVTNYKDDPESELSVPSYLNPFPAKCLPFILLDKEGGSTMFLDISKRYRETRGILVNTLQELETHAMKSLSLDEKIPPVNPVGPVLNLNSCVGNKEESSRGEIIKWLDTQTPSSVVFLCFGSSGSFNKEQVKEIAQALEGSGVRFLWSLRKPPPKDSWYPSDYENPEDALPEGFLERTKRIGKVIGWAPQSVILSHPSVGGFVSHCGWNSVLESIWFGVPMATWPMYSELQANAFQLVKDLGMAVDIKMDYNIRGSNTYVIKAEDIEKAIRQLMDPENEIRTKVKDMKEKSRLALEEGGSSYTSXGRFIEQVMGNI